The following coding sequences lie in one Agarivorans sp. Alg241-V36 genomic window:
- a CDS encoding TMEM165/GDT1 family protein, giving the protein MEALFTSITAVAIAEIGDKTQLLALLLACKFRKPLPIIAGIIIATLLNHAAAAWFGSLVQQWFNPEVLRWLIGISFIAMALWVLVPDKLDEDDSKLLKYGPFLASLILFFIAEIGDKTQVATVILAAKYDSMLMVITGTTIGMCLANVPVVLLGKLGVEKLPMSLIHRVTAILFLALGITTLVF; this is encoded by the coding sequence ATGGAAGCTTTATTTACTTCAATTACCGCCGTTGCTATTGCCGAAATAGGCGACAAAACCCAACTACTAGCACTTTTGCTGGCTTGCAAATTTCGTAAACCCTTACCCATTATTGCTGGCATCATTATCGCCACTTTACTTAACCATGCTGCAGCTGCTTGGTTTGGCTCATTAGTGCAGCAATGGTTTAACCCAGAAGTATTACGTTGGCTAATTGGCATCTCATTTATAGCAATGGCACTTTGGGTATTGGTGCCAGACAAGCTTGATGAAGATGACAGTAAACTACTCAAATATGGTCCCTTCTTAGCCTCGTTGATTTTGTTTTTTATCGCTGAAATTGGCGACAAAACTCAGGTTGCGACTGTGATACTAGCGGCCAAGTATGACTCGATGCTGATGGTGATTACCGGTACAACTATTGGTATGTGTTTAGCCAATGTTCCAGTGGTATTGCTAGGTAAGCTTGGCGTTGAGAAACTGCCGATGAGCTTAATTCACCGAGTTACCGCTATTTTATTCTTAGCGCTGGGCATTACCACACTGGTATTTTAG
- a CDS encoding glutaredoxin: protein MKLVRWILGRIILLLNAVFSPKGVKRSAEEQAVIDKKTQGLHLYQLPACPFCVKVRRSMKRNSLSIGLRDIKAQPKYLEELVAQGGSRKVPCLRIENGDEVEWLYESNDIINYLEAKVA from the coding sequence ATGAAACTAGTTCGTTGGATTTTAGGCCGCATTATATTGTTACTAAATGCAGTATTTTCCCCAAAGGGCGTAAAAAGAAGCGCTGAAGAACAAGCTGTAATTGATAAAAAAACTCAAGGTTTACACCTTTACCAGCTACCAGCCTGCCCGTTTTGCGTAAAAGTACGCCGGTCTATGAAGCGCAATAGTTTAAGTATTGGTTTACGCGATATTAAAGCGCAGCCAAAATATCTAGAAGAATTGGTGGCTCAAGGCGGTTCAAGAAAAGTGCCTTGCCTGCGCATTGAAAACGGTGACGAAGTCGAATGGTTGTACGAGTCTAACGACATCATAAACTACCTAGAAGCCAAGGTAGCTTAA
- the fadR gene encoding fatty acid metabolism transcriptional regulator FadR — translation MVIKAKSPAGFAEQYIIESIWNNRFAPGTILPAERELSELIGVTRTTLREVLQRLARDGWLTIQHGKPTKVNNFWETAGLNILETLARLDSDGVPELFEQLLSARTNISVIFIRGALKNNPEKSRQLIEQYKQLEQTGEAYAEFDYQVLHGLAFASGNPLYALILNGFRGMYRSVGKYYFDDPQARALVDNFYQELIALADSGEHDKALQVVRSYGIATSEVWKRLREIMPSDIMEID, via the coding sequence CTGGAATAACCGTTTTGCTCCTGGCACAATTTTACCCGCCGAAAGAGAACTATCTGAATTAATTGGTGTTACCCGAACCACCTTGCGCGAAGTGCTTCAGCGTTTAGCAAGAGATGGCTGGCTAACTATTCAACACGGTAAGCCCACCAAGGTGAACAACTTTTGGGAAACTGCCGGCCTCAACATACTAGAAACCTTGGCGCGCCTAGACAGTGACGGTGTGCCAGAGTTGTTTGAGCAATTGCTATCAGCAAGAACCAACATTAGCGTGATTTTTATTCGTGGTGCATTGAAAAACAACCCCGAGAAAAGTCGTCAGCTTATCGAACAATACAAACAACTTGAACAAACTGGCGAAGCTTATGCCGAGTTTGATTATCAAGTGTTGCATGGCTTAGCGTTTGCCTCTGGTAACCCTTTATATGCACTAATCTTAAATGGCTTTAGAGGCATGTATCGAAGTGTTGGTAAATACTACTTTGACGATCCGCAAGCGCGAGCCTTGGTGGATAACTTCTATCAAGAATTGATTGCTTTGGCTGACAGTGGCGAACACGATAAAGCCCTGCAGGTTGTACGTAGTTACGGTATTGCGACCAGCGAAGTATGGAAGCGTCTGCGCGAAATAATGCCAAGCGATATTATGGAAATTGATTAA